The following DNA comes from Terriglobia bacterium.
ACGTGCGCATCTGCGCCGGCGGCCAGGAAACCGCATTTGATTATGCCGTCCTCGCGGTCCCGTTTAACGTACTGGCCGGGATGCTGCCCGAAGACGATCCGGCAACACCGCTGCGCGCCATGCTCGACCGCTTCCAGACCTCTCCCATCACCGGCATTCACCTCTGGTTTGATCGCCAGATCACCGACCTGCCGCACGCCGTGCTCCTCGACCGGACCATTCAGTGGATGTTTCACAAATCGGAAATCCTCGACTGCACTGCGGGCACGCCTCCACCGGCTGCGGACGACAGCCCCGCAGGGGCGGCAGATGCTAGCCCGGGGCGTGAGCCCCGGGTAGGCGACCTAAACGAAACGGAGTCCCGAAGGGACGGCACAAAGGGAAGTTACGTCGAGCTTGTCGTGAGCTCCTCGAAGACTCTCGCGGACAGGCCCAAGCAGGACATCCTCGATCTCGCCCTGCGGGAGCTCACAGATTTCTTCCCTGAAGTCAGCCATGCAAAGCTGCTGAAATCCACGGTCATTAAGGAAGTGAACGCCACTTACTCTCCGCTGCCCGGCGCCGACTCGCATCGTCCATCGCAAACCTCGCCCTGGCCGCGGGTTTTCCTGGCCGGCGACTGGACCGCCACCGGGTGGCCCGCCACCATGGAGGGTGCGGTGCGCAGCGGCTATCTCGCCGCCGAGGCGCTGACCCGCGCGGCAGGGCAGCCGCAGCGGTATCTTGCACCCGATCTGCCACCGCGCGGCTTCATGCGAATGTTTAGCAGGTCTTAGGTTTTGGGTTTTAGGTGTTAGGCGAGGACGTTTAGTAGGTCTTATTTTCTAGGTTCTAAGCGGAGGACATATAGCCTAACGCCCAACGCCTAAAACCTAAAACCTGTCTCTCCTACCTTGCCACCAAGGCCACTCCAGCAGCAACCAGGATCGCGGCCAGCCACCGTTGCCGGTCCACCTGCTCGCGAAGAAAAACCTTGGCGACGATCGCATTGCCGATAAAGGTCAGCGACGCCGAGGCCGGCGCCACCAGGCTCACATCCGCCCACGACAATGCAAACAACAGCGAGAAGAACGCCAGCGCCATGAACGCCACCCCGATCCACAGCGTCGCATTTCCAAGCACAACTTTAACTGTTGTCCATAACCCATTGCTGTGAAACAGATGTCCAACGTCGCCCGACTGCTTCATGGCGAGCGATGTCAGCACGTCACCGGCGGTTGAAAAGACCACCACCGCCAAAATGCTGCCCCAGGTGTAGTGCCAGTTGGTCATGCGCTGCCGACCGGCGGCGGTGGATGGCCCTGGACCCCTCGCGCGGTTGCCGTCTTCGCGGGCCCAGCAGTGACGAACCCGACTCCCATCGCGATCAGCGCAATCCCTGCCCAGCGCCACGGCGAAATGTTCTCGTGCAGGAAAAACTTGGCGAGCACGGCCATCAGGATGTATCCCACTGCGGTGGCGGGCAGCACGTAGGTGAGGTCGGCAAAGGAAAGCGCGCTCAGGTAGCTGACGAAGAAGGCCAGCAGCAGAATGATTCCCGCCCCCACCCAAGGCGTAAAGATGGCGTGGATGACTTGGGTCCATTGGCCGAGGGAAAGCGCGCCCACGGACTTCATGCCGCGCGACAGCGCGACATCGCCACTCGCACCAAACAGCACCACCCCGGCCAGGGTAGCTTGCATGCGGAAGTTCAATGATTTATCTCAGGCGTTGGCGGGTTCCGCCACCGACGGCTCCGTCTCCGAAGCCGGTGCGCCACCCACCGGTGGCGCCGGCGGCGCAATCGGTTTTTGCCGCTGCTGCTTGACCCAGCGGTTGCGGTTGGCGCGGACTTTCATGAAGCCCTTGGCTTCATGGTACAAGCGCTTGCGCTCGTCGGAATTGAAAATCGCCTTTCTCACAATTCGGAACACCGCCTTGGGACGGAAATAGTACTCGTCATAAAAGCGGTGCACCGCCTCCATAATGTCGTCGGCCGGCAATCCGGGATATTCGATATGCGCCATCTGGTGGCCGCCGATGTCCACCATCTCCTTGTTGGCCATGAACCCGTTGCTCACCGCGAAGTCGAACAACTCCGTCCCCGGGTAGGCATGCGCCACCGAGACCTGGATGGTCTCGACGTCCAGTTCCTTGGCGAAATCAATGGTGCGGCGAATCGTTTCCCGGGTCTCACCGGGCAGGCCCATGATGAAATCGCCATGGATCACCAGCCCCAGCTTGTGACAGTCCTTGGTGAACTGGCGTGCCCGCTCCAGCGTCGCGCCCTTCTTGATGTTCTTCAGAATCTGCTGGTCGCCGGACTCATAACCCACGATCAGCAGCCGGCATCCGGCATCGCGCATCGCCTTTAGCGTTTCGTAATCGGTGGTCACGCGCGAGGTGCACGACCACGTCAGCTTCAGCGGCCTCAGCTTGGCGCACAGCTCAATCGTCCGCGCCTTCTGGATGTTGAAGGTGTCGTCGTCGAAGAAGAATTCTTTCACGTACGGCCAGTATTCCTTCGCCTGCGCCATCTCCCGCGCCACCGCATCGGTGGACCGCTTCCGCCACGCATGCCCGCTCAACGTTTGCGGCCACAGGCAGAAGGTGCACTGCGCCGGGCACCCGCGCGTCGTGTACAGCGAAACGAAGGGATGCAGCAGGAACGGCACGTTATAGCGGCGGACATCCAGGTCGCGCTTGTAAACCTCGGTCACGTTGGGCAGGGAATCGAGGTCGGAAATCTGCGGCCCTTCCGGGTTGTGGATGACGTTGCCGTTCTTGCGGTACGAAACTCCGGCGATCTGTTCCACCGGCTTGCCTTTGGCAAAATCCGTTACCGCGTAGTCAAATTCCTTGCGCACCACGAAATCAACCGCGGCCGCTTGCTGGAGGCTCTTTTCCGGCAGCACCGTCACGTGCGGCCCGACAAAGGCGATCTTGATGTTCGGGTTGGCCGCCTTGATCGCTTCACTCAGCCGTACGTCGCCGGGAAAACCCGGTGTGCTGGTGAACAGCACCAGGAATTCATACTCCTTGGCGATGCGGATGGTATCTTCCGCCGAGACATGGTGGGGAGGCGCATCCAGCAGCCGAGATCCTTCCAGCATCCCCGCCGGATAGGCCAGCCATACCGGATACCAGTAGGACTCAATCTCGCGTGTCGCCGGCCACCGGGATCCGGCGCCACCGTCAAAATTTTCGAACGAAGGGGGATTCAGGAATAACGTTTTCAGTGGCATGCGATTGAGTTAGCTATAGTAACAAACCCTCTCAAAGGATGCGAACCTGCCGGGTAACGCGAAGAACTCTTCCTCGGCGCCGGGAAGCGAAAGTCCTTGGGCCCGCATACGATAGAGAGTATCAAGTGACCGGTACCGGCCCGAAGGTAATCAGGCCTAATGGTAACTTAGATGCGCTGAAAGGCGTGAATATTCAGCTTATCAGCGACGCTGCATAGTTAACATTTAGTGCTCTTCAGCGCTCCCGCGTAGCACTTTGATCAACCCTGCCGGCTAGTGCTTTCCCAGCGCCCAGTCGTCCAGCTTGCCTGCCGCGCGCAGAAGCTGCAGACGCGCCTTCTGCAGCTCGAAAGCGGTATCCAGGTAGGTCGAGTACTTGTCATTCATCTGGATTCGCGCCGACTCCAGTTCGCGCGGTCCCGGCGGCGGGACGGCCGGTTGACCGGGAACACCGGGCATGCCCGGGGCGGCGGTCTGGATGCGTGCTTGCACGGCATCGACTTGCGCCTGGGCCAATTGATAGTCGAGTTGCGCCACCTGCTCGGCGGCGTCCAATTGCTTGATCGCCCGCGTCAGTTTCAGGGTATCGGTGGAAACCTGCCGTTTCGTAACCTCCGTCTGGCGCTGCGCCTTCACGGCCTCGGCGTCGGCGGCTTCGGCGCGGGCCCGCTGCGCGAAGTTGAGGAATGGAAACCGGATCGCAACTCCCAGCGTCGCGTTATTGCGCTGGAAGCGGTTGAAGTAAAGATCGTAGTTGTTGTATTTCGAAAACAGTCCGTACTGCGCCACCAGGTCAATGGCCGGCCACATCAACTTGTGCTCGCCTTTGGCGCGCAGTTGCTTCGCCGTCGCTGATTCCTGCGCCGCCTTTAATCCTGGACTGCTTGTTACCGCCGCGCCCACAATGTCCGGCTGCTGGCTGAGGTCGGGAATCGTGGGAATGGATTCGGTGACCGTCTCAATCGATGTCGGCGCCACCCCGGTTAACTGCCCCAACCGTTCGCGCAGCACATCGGCTGCTCCTTCCGCATCCGCCAGGCGCATCCGTACTTGCGCCGCTGCCAGCTTGGCGCGCGTCAGGTCCATCTGGCTGTCAACTCCGGCCTGCACCCGATCGCTGACCACCGAGACCAGCCGATTCGCCTCTTCCTGTTGCTGGTTCAAGAGCCGCATCCGTGAGGCCACGGTATCGAGCTGGATATAGGTAATGGCCGCTTCCAGCAGCGTGACCGCGCTCTGGTCCTGCGTCCCCGTCTCCGACGCTTGCCATTCCTGCCTGGCCGCCTTGATGAAATCGCCTCCTGCGGGGCTGTACAGGGCGGACTGGTAGTTCACGCTGATGATCGAGGGCGCCGAGCCTTCGATGCTGAGCGGGAATCCATATGTCTTTGCGACACCCGAGCCGACCACGAGCTGCGGCAGGTACATGTTTCGCAGTTCCAGGTATGACGCACGTGCGCGCAGTTGCTCGGCTGCGGCCACCGACACCGACCCGCGCTGCGCCACCAGTTCCATGGCGCGCCGGAAGGGAAGCGGCTCAGCGAAAGCGGAGATCGAAACGGCCACGGCCAGGATGGAGTAAAACGGCCACTGCAAGCGGTGAAAAGAGCCATTCATCACGTCACCTACCGTCATTCAAACAGCAGGCGAGTATAACAACTGGTGTTGGGCTGATATTCTAGAGGCAAGACATCGGGTGATCGGATGATCCGGTGATCGGGTGATTTGAAAACTGGTCAGCGATCACCGGATCGCCCGATCATCCGATCACCCGATACCACCATGATCAGCGGCGAAACCTGGAGAACGGCGCTGGACGCCTTGCGCGCCAACAAATTCAAGGCGTTTCTCACCATGCTCGGCGTGGTGATCGGCAGCGCCTGCCTGGTGCTGGTGGTCACCGTCGGCCTTACCGGCAAGCGCTACATCCTGGCCCAGATCGAAGGCATAGGCGCCAACCTGATCTACGGCTATCACGTCGGCGTCGGTCCCGCGCAAGCTCGTCCGCTGGGCGATCAGATTTCGCTCGCCGACCTGCACGCCATGCGCGCCATGCCCCTGGTCACCCACGCCGCCGCAACCTTCGATACCCAGGTCGCCGTGACCGTTGCCGGCAAGGAATACGCGGTCAGCGTGGTCGGAGTGACGGACGATTTCGACAAAGTCCGCAATCTCGATGTGGTGCGGGGCCGGTTTCTCGACGAGATTGATATTCAAAACCGCGCCAAGGCCGCCGTCATCACCGAGCACATGGCCGGCCTGCTCGGATTCGAAAACCCCGTCGGCCAGAAGATCAAGGTCGCCGGTTTCGCGCTCACGGTCGTCGGAGTCTTCAAGGAGCGCGTTGCCACCTTTGGCCAAACGGAAATTACCTCCGACACCGTCATCATTCCGTTCCCCCTGATCAAAGACCTCACCGGAGAGGAGTCCATCAAGACTTTCTATGCCCAGGCGGACAGCCCCGACGACGTCCCGCTGGCGACGCGCGCCATCGCCGAGCTGTTGCAGAGCCGCCACCGCCCCGAGGCGGTGTATTCCGTGCAGAATCTGGCCGCCATGCTGAGCGCCGCGCGCAGCATTTCCAACGCTCTCACCATCGTTTTGCTCATTGTCGCCTCCGTCACCCTGATCACCAGCGGCATCGGCATCATGAACATCATGCTGGTCACGGTCACCGAGCGCACGCGTGAAATCGGCGTCCGCATGGCCATCGGCGCCCGGCGCAGCGAGATCGAATGGCAATTCCTCATCGAAGCTTTCATCATCAGCGGCGTGGGAGCGCTGGTCGGCATCAGCATCGCGGTCGCTCTTCCGATCGGCGCGCAATTGATCCTGCTCAACGGTCTCTACCTCCCGATTTCCTGGGTTTCCGTCGTCGTCTCGCTGGTGGTCTCGTGCGGCATCGGTATCTTGTTCGGTTACCTGCCGGCGCGCCGCGCCTCCTTGCTCCAGCCCACCGAAGCGCTGCATTATGAGTAGCGAGGCGCATGGGTGGGAAGGGCACGGCTTCAGCCGTGCCGTAAACGAGATCTATTTTTTTCTGTCATTCCGAGGGGCTTTGGCCCCGAGGAATCTGCTTTAAGCGACTCGGAACTGATGTCCGACTCTCAAATCGAAACCGCGTCCGCGCCGGTCGCCGGCACATCCCATCAGCCCGCTTCCGTTGCCCGTACCTTGACCCTGATGGTCCTCGCCGGCCTCGCCGTGCGCCTCCTGGTCATTCCCTTCACCTACCCGGACCACCTCGATCCGCAGCGCCACCACTGGCGATTTGCCTGGGAAATGGGCATGGTGGCCCGCTCCATCGTTACCGGCAAGGGCTTCAGTTCTCCTTACGTCGGCGATACCGGCCCGACCGCATGGTTCCCGCCGCTCTATCCCTACCTGCTGGCCGGGGTCTTCAAAGTTTTCGGATTGTTCACCAAGGCTTCGGCCATCGCCATCCTGACCCTCAATTCGATTTTCTCCGCCCTCACCGTCGTCCCGGTATTCGCCATCGCCCGCAGGACCTTGAGCGACCGGGTGGCGCGCTACGCCGGCTGGCTCTGGGCATTCTTTCCGTACGCCATCTGGGCCGCCGCGGAACGCATCTGGGAAAACGCCCTGACGACTCTGCTGCTTGCCATCCTGGTGTGGCTCACACTGGTGCTCGACGAGAAAGCCACCGCGCGCCGCTGCATCGGTTACGGCCTGCTCTGGGGAGTCGCCGCTCTCAGCAATCCGGCCGTCCTGGCGGTGTTTCCGTTTCTGCTCGGTTGGCTATGTTGGCGCGGTTACGGCCGTGGTGAAAAATGGTTTGCATCCGCGTTCCTGGCGGTTGTCATGCTGGTGCTGGTCGTCGCGCCGTGGGATGTCCGCAATTACCTCGTCCTGCACAAGGTACTTCCGGTGCGCGACAACTTCTGGGTCGAAGTGCGCGTCGGCAATACCGGCGACATCTCCGATATCTATCCCGACTGGGCCATCCCCTCGACCAGCGCGGCCCAGTGGAACGAATTGCACCGCGTCGGCGAAATCGCCTACATCGGGGAAATGCGAACCCTGGCGGTGCGCTTTATTCGCGATAATCCCGGCGTCTTCGTCTGGCTTTGCTGGAAGCGCTTTGTTTTTGTTTGGACGGGCTTCTGGAGCCTCGACCCTGACTACGCTCGCAACGAGCCCCTGCAGATTCCGAACACCATCTTCTGTTCAACCTTGACCGTGCTGATGCTCACCGGCCTGGTTCTCGTGTGGAGGAACCGGCGCGAGTGGTTCCTGCCCTTTGCCGCCGTGCTCGGCGCCTATCCCGCGGTGTACTACATCACCCACCCGACCATGGACTATCGCCACCCGATTGATCCCATGCTCGTCATCCTGGTCGCCTACGCTGTTTCGAGTTGTCTCGATGCGCGGCGCTCCCGGCGTAGCAATGCCGAGGCCGGCGCGCCTTGAGCTGGGAATAGGGAACAAAACAAAAGGCACACGCGAACGTGTGCCACTTCTGCCTTCTTACTTCTTACTTTCCATTCAGCCGGTCCAGGGCGGTGCGTGCCCGCTCATAGTCGCTCGCCAGCGCCAGCGCCGCTTTGTATTCCGCTGCCGCTCCGGCCTTATCGCCCTGTTTTTCCAGGATCAAACCCAGCAGGTAATGCGCCTGGAAGGTCGGCGCTTCTTCCACCGTCGGACCGGCAGCAAGGTACCTGCGCACGAAGTTCGCCGCCCCTACAAAATTTCTTCCCGCGCCAAACAGGATCTGCGCCGCGTCAAACAGGACGTTGGGGCGCTTCTTATCGGCCGCGATCGCCGACGTGATCGCCGACTCCATTTCGTTCAGCCGGTGCTGCCGCTTGTAATACGACGCCAGGTTGAGCCAGAAGCTGCCCTGGTTGCCGCTGGCCTGGATGGCGTTCTTGTACTCCTGTTCGGCCACGTCAAGCCGCTGGTCTTTTTCCGCGATGCGCGCCTGCAGCCAGTGCCCGGTTGCCGCGTCCTGTTGCGCAATGGCCTCGGCCTCGCGCCGCGCCTTGCTCTTGCCGCCGCCCATGAATGCCGGCGCTTCTATGTAGAACTCCGCCAGGTCGGAACGCGCGTACACGTTGGACGCGTCCAACTCCACCGCGCGCTCGAACTCCCGCCGGATCTTTTTCGTCAATCCCGCCGCGGTCACGAAGCTGGAGTGGTCCGCCTTCTCCGCGTACGCCCGTCCCAGCCACATGTGGTACTCGCTGTTATTGGGCGCAATGCTGACCGCCTTTTCGCCCGCCTCGACCGCCGGGTCCCATTTCTGCATGGCGAAATAGCTGCGCGACAGCAGGTTGAATGCCTGGGCATCGCGCGGCGAATTCTTCAGCCGCAGGTCCAGCGCCTTGATGGCATCGTCAACCCGCCCCAGCGACAGCAGTTCGTTGACGCCCACCGCGGGAGTGTTGCTCGCCGTTGTCGCCGGCGCGGACGCCACCGCCGCCCTCGCCGCGCCCAGCGTCCCCAGCAGCATCATCGCGATGATCACCGGCCTGCGCTTCATTCCTCTACCACCCGCACCGACATGCCCGGCTTGAGCGCCTGCTGGGTGTCCGCATTCAGCGCCACCACGGCCCCATCCGGCAGTCCTTGGGTAATCTCCATTCTCGTCAAGTTCGACAACGAGGTTTGCACGTCTCGCCGTTTCACCTCGCCGTCCACAATCTGGTACACGAACCGTTTGCCGTCGTCCTGGTGAATGGCCTCGCGCGGCACGGTCAGCGCGTTGTCGTGCCTGGCGGTTACGATAGTTATATTAACGTTAACGTTGGGCAATAGTTGCTCCGCCCGATTGTCCACAGTACAGGTGAACTGGCCCACGTTGCGAGTGCCGAGAGTAACCACCGTCGTCGGTACCCGCGTGACCTTGCCGTCCCAGCGCTGTCCCGGGAGCGCGTCCCAGGTCACCGCCACCGGCTGCCCCGGCTGCAGGCGCCCGATGTCGGGCTCGTCCACGAAGGCCCGCAACTGCACCTTCGACAGGTCCGCTACCTGCACCAGCAATTCCCCGGTCGCGACAAACTGTCCCGGATGCACCGGCAGGTAGTACACGGTGCCGTCATGGGGCGCTCGAACATTGGATTGCTGCAACAATTCCTGCGCCGCGGCATACGCCGCCTTGGCCTCATCCTGCTGCGCGTGGACTTTGGCGACCTCGGGTCCCGAGTACCGCGATTTCAGCTTCTGCTCCAGTAACGAAACCTGTGCCTGCGCACTCTTCAGGCGGTTTTCCGCATCCTTCACTTCGCCCGCCGACGCTGCTCCGCGCTTCTGCAATTCCTGCAGCGCCTGCAGGTTCCGCTGCGCCACATCCCGCTCTGTCCGCGCGGTCGCCAATTGCGACTGGTTGGTCAGCACCTCTTCGCGCGTGCCGCCGCTGCGCACCGCGTTCAGGTCCGCCTCAGCTGCGCGGATCTGCGTCTGGGCCCGCGCCGCCTGCGACCGAATCCCGGCATCGTCCAGTTCGACGAGCAACTGCCCGGCCTTGACGTGCTCGCCTTCGTATACCAGCACTCGTTTGACCGCCGTCGCGGCCGGCGCATGTGCCTCGAAACTGTTCAGAGGCTCGATCTTGCCGTTTGTCTGAATGGTGGCGGTGATGGTCTCCCGGTCTGCCTTGGCAGCCCGTACCGGCAATTCCCGCCGGCGAGACATGAATGCCGCCAGAATGATGACCCCCACTACAATGGCGGCCAGAACCACCCACAGCCGGTTCAACCGGCCGTGCCAGCTGCCTTCCGGGTTCTGTTGTCGTGCCATTGCGCAATCTGTAAGTATAACTTAACCGTAACTCGGTCAGGGACATACGTATCTAATCAGACACCGCCGCGAACCGAAAGTTCTGCTCTTTAGTTTG
Coding sequences within:
- a CDS encoding ABC transporter permease, whose amino-acid sequence is MISGETWRTALDALRANKFKAFLTMLGVVIGSACLVLVVTVGLTGKRYILAQIEGIGANLIYGYHVGVGPAQARPLGDQISLADLHAMRAMPLVTHAAATFDTQVAVTVAGKEYAVSVVGVTDDFDKVRNLDVVRGRFLDEIDIQNRAKAAVITEHMAGLLGFENPVGQKIKVAGFALTVVGVFKERVATFGQTEITSDTVIIPFPLIKDLTGEESIKTFYAQADSPDDVPLATRAIAELLQSRHRPEAVYSVQNLAAMLSAARSISNALTIVLLIVASVTLITSGIGIMNIMLVTVTERTREIGVRMAIGARRSEIEWQFLIEAFIISGVGALVGISIAVALPIGAQLILLNGLYLPISWVSVVVSLVVSCGIGILFGYLPARRASLLQPTEALHYE
- a CDS encoding glycosyltransferase family 39 protein, whose translation is MSDSQIETASAPVAGTSHQPASVARTLTLMVLAGLAVRLLVIPFTYPDHLDPQRHHWRFAWEMGMVARSIVTGKGFSSPYVGDTGPTAWFPPLYPYLLAGVFKVFGLFTKASAIAILTLNSIFSALTVVPVFAIARRTLSDRVARYAGWLWAFFPYAIWAAAERIWENALTTLLLAILVWLTLVLDEKATARRCIGYGLLWGVAALSNPAVLAVFPFLLGWLCWRGYGRGEKWFASAFLAVVMLVLVVAPWDVRNYLVLHKVLPVRDNFWVEVRVGNTGDISDIYPDWAIPSTSAAQWNELHRVGEIAYIGEMRTLAVRFIRDNPGVFVWLCWKRFVFVWTGFWSLDPDYARNEPLQIPNTIFCSTLTVLMLTGLVLVWRNRREWFLPFAAVLGAYPAVYYITHPTMDYRHPIDPMLVILVAYAVSSCLDARRSRRSNAEAGAP
- a CDS encoding tetratricopeptide repeat protein, which gives rise to MKRRPVIIAMMLLGTLGAARAAVASAPATTASNTPAVGVNELLSLGRVDDAIKALDLRLKNSPRDAQAFNLLSRSYFAMQKWDPAVEAGEKAVSIAPNNSEYHMWLGRAYAEKADHSSFVTAAGLTKKIRREFERAVELDASNVYARSDLAEFYIEAPAFMGGGKSKARREAEAIAQQDAATGHWLQARIAEKDQRLDVAEQEYKNAIQASGNQGSFWLNLASYYKRQHRLNEMESAITSAIAADKKRPNVLFDAAQILFGAGRNFVGAANFVRRYLAAGPTVEEAPTFQAHYLLGLILEKQGDKAGAAAEYKAALALASDYERARTALDRLNGK
- a CDS encoding efflux RND transporter periplasmic adaptor subunit, whose translation is MARQQNPEGSWHGRLNRLWVVLAAIVVGVIILAAFMSRRRELPVRAAKADRETITATIQTNGKIEPLNSFEAHAPAATAVKRVLVYEGEHVKAGQLLVELDDAGIRSQAARAQTQIRAAEADLNAVRSGGTREEVLTNQSQLATARTERDVAQRNLQALQELQKRGAASAGEVKDAENRLKSAQAQVSLLEQKLKSRYSGPEVAKVHAQQDEAKAAYAAAQELLQQSNVRAPHDGTVYYLPVHPGQFVATGELLVQVADLSKVQLRAFVDEPDIGRLQPGQPVAVTWDALPGQRWDGKVTRVPTTVVTLGTRNVGQFTCTVDNRAEQLLPNVNVNITIVTARHDNALTVPREAIHQDDGKRFVYQIVDGEVKRRDVQTSLSNLTRMEITQGLPDGAVVALNADTQQALKPGMSVRVVEE
- the hpnJ gene encoding hopanoid biosynthesis associated radical SAM protein HpnJ → MPLKTLFLNPPSFENFDGGAGSRWPATREIESYWYPVWLAYPAGMLEGSRLLDAPPHHVSAEDTIRIAKEYEFLVLFTSTPGFPGDVRLSEAIKAANPNIKIAFVGPHVTVLPEKSLQQAAAVDFVVRKEFDYAVTDFAKGKPVEQIAGVSYRKNGNVIHNPEGPQISDLDSLPNVTEVYKRDLDVRRYNVPFLLHPFVSLYTTRGCPAQCTFCLWPQTLSGHAWRKRSTDAVAREMAQAKEYWPYVKEFFFDDDTFNIQKARTIELCAKLRPLKLTWSCTSRVTTDYETLKAMRDAGCRLLIVGYESGDQQILKNIKKGATLERARQFTKDCHKLGLVIHGDFIMGLPGETRETIRRTIDFAKELDVETIQVSVAHAYPGTELFDFAVSNGFMANKEMVDIGGHQMAHIEYPGLPADDIMEAVHRFYDEYYFRPKAVFRIVRKAIFNSDERKRLYHEAKGFMKVRANRNRWVKQQRQKPIAPPAPPVGGAPASETEPSVAEPANA
- a CDS encoding TolC family protein, with the protein product MNGSFHRLQWPFYSILAVAVSISAFAEPLPFRRAMELVAQRGSVSVAAAEQLRARASYLELRNMYLPQLVVGSGVAKTYGFPLSIEGSAPSIISVNYQSALYSPAGGDFIKAARQEWQASETGTQDQSAVTLLEAAITYIQLDTVASRMRLLNQQQEEANRLVSVVSDRVQAGVDSQMDLTRAKLAAAQVRMRLADAEGAADVLRERLGQLTGVAPTSIETVTESIPTIPDLSQQPDIVGAAVTSSPGLKAAQESATAKQLRAKGEHKLMWPAIDLVAQYGLFSKYNNYDLYFNRFQRNNATLGVAIRFPFLNFAQRARAEAADAEAVKAQRQTEVTKRQVSTDTLKLTRAIKQLDAAEQVAQLDYQLAQAQVDAVQARIQTAAPGMPGVPGQPAVPPPGPRELESARIQMNDKYSTYLDTAFELQKARLQLLRAAGKLDDWALGKH
- a CDS encoding EamA family transporter is translated as MQATLAGVVLFGASGDVALSRGMKSVGALSLGQWTQVIHAIFTPWVGAGIILLLAFFVSYLSALSFADLTYVLPATAVGYILMAVLAKFFLHENISPWRWAGIALIAMGVGFVTAGPAKTATARGVQGHPPPPVGSA
- the hpnE gene encoding hydroxysqualene dehydroxylase HpnE, which gives rise to MTPATQKPPTVAVIGGGLAGLAAGCALADTGFRVSLFERRPYLGGRASSYQHPGTGEVVDNCQHVLLGCCTNLIDFYQRIGAQDKIRWYRRLTFIEPGGRRSVIEPGILPAPLHSATSFLRAACLSPADKLAIARGMLALTARLPADDGPPFLDWLRDHGQTQRAIDRFWRVVLVSALNEDLERVSSRYAAQVFRESFLKSAQAGALGLPALPLSDLYGIAGDHIQRHGGGVQLRAAADAFRPERGNVRICAGGQETAFDYAVLAVPFNVLAGMLPEDDPATPLRAMLDRFQTSPITGIHLWFDRQITDLPHAVLLDRTIQWMFHKSEILDCTAGTPPPAADDSPAGAADASPGREPRVGDLNETESRRDGTKGSYVELVVSSSKTLADRPKQDILDLALRELTDFFPEVSHAKLLKSTVIKEVNATYSPLPGADSHRPSQTSPWPRVFLAGDWTATGWPATMEGAVRSGYLAAEALTRAAGQPQRYLAPDLPPRGFMRMFSRS